The genome window ttatgaagaagaagatggtgaTGATTAGTTCATCTTTATTAGGCTACataaaaaatagaagaattaaattatttgcCAGTGGCCTACCACCATGGACCTTactatcaaatcaaataatgtgcatttattatataaataatgtatttttaatatattaaaaaatatattgtatttaaaaaaatacattatttaaatattaaaagtacattattttgtataatatacattcagtaatgaataatatatttttaatatattaaaaatatattttttattataatccatataatattatgtgaatcatgattcacacaataatttattagGCCCATGGGGCCTAGCCTAACTCAAAGGTTAAGCACCTCTGGCTTTTTGCACTAGGAAATGCACTACTCAGTACTCACTTACTCAAGTAGTAATaatttttgggaaaatattATATCTACTTTaatagggcgtttggttggaggtaaTTTGGATTTCATTTTCACCTAATTTCAAAGACAATTGAATTCTTTAGTTTGGTTGGAAGgtaattgcaattccctcattttcatggaattagaatctcatggttttttctgaaattttaattccgtggattttagaaagaaaaaaaaaatagaaagtcctaagacaaaattacccctccctttttttaacctaaaactAATGTCTCACCTTCACATATAGATGTAACGTGTATTATTCTTAGACTACTATCAACAAAGAACGCCGTTCCTAAACAATATAATCATTCTAGGCCAACTttaatcaagtatgttttctaatactctcaagtatttaaatttgatgtgtATATAGGCATATAGCATATTTGCCTAAATtttgaagaataaaattttgaatttcatatgttatattttttgggtgtttgaatatgcaaatgggtCCAAGAGATACTTGTCATATaagatgattaataataataataataataataataataataataatgggcattttggactttatactacttattccgtttcagtataccaaacattgaaattgaaattcccagtaattttattctttcaaaTCAAACACGGGAATTTAAATTCCACTTTATTCTCACGTTATTCTTTTCACATGGAATTACCATTCTTTTTTCACATAATTCCtcccctccaaccaaacaccccgtaATTTTctactctcaatttttattctcatacacacaaaatcttgatgtagacacttgTATTAGACCTAAATGAAAAAATAGCTTATCAGTATCCGCTGCATCGGAGAGTAAATTTAaggagtaaaatttgagagtttatgtagtagaactctaattttaaaaaaatttgactttTTATCACATTTAATCATGGTGTACCGACTTGttagaattttacttttaatttgttacGTATtactatttaatataaaattttggtatgtttttttaataacaataaaatctaTTTATTTTCGCAACACTGAGATGCTTGtacaaaaatatgtaaattattaaaagaatttaattatgcAACTTTGACTTTGTTAGACGTACATTATCCGATGAgacatttctttttatttatgttgTAAATATTGTTGATAAACTTTATGAATTCCGTGATGATCTTGTATTATCTAGTGctattttatgtattaaatcAAAATTCTTAGAATATTATAGAAATATTCATTTAACTTATTTGAATGTTTAGAATTAGTTGTtcttaaaaactaaaattatattaaaagttaattccattttttgtcttgGTTCGGGGATAAGCAATCTACGAATATGGAAAAAGAAGATTTCATATTGTGCTACTAGGATTCGCTGCACAGgaaagattttaatttttaaccacTACAAAATAATTGACACTAAAGTTGTAAGCATAAATAGTTTAACCAGTCAATTATCCAGCAAAAAATCTCGAATATCAAGCTTGAGCAGGAACAGAGCTATCTGCAACTTGGTCTAGGAAAGGATAATCAGTGTATCCCACAACGGGATCGGAGGTGTAGAACGTAGACCTATCGTACTTGTTGAGCGGCGCGTCCAGCTTGAAGCGCAACACCAAATCCGGATTTGCGATGAAAAGCCGCCCAAACGACACGAGATCGGCTTCATCTTTCTCAATAGCTTCAATCCCCAGCTGCCTTGTATACCCACCGCTGCTCATAAAACTCCCCTCATAGCCCTTCCTCAGGCTGTTCATCAGCAGCGCCTCCTTTTCCTCGCCGCCGAACTTGTTGGCGTCGCCGTCATCCCGGGCGGTGAAGCGCGGCTGCGTGACGTGGAGGTAGGCCAGCTTGGAGCCGAGGTCGGCCTGCAGCTTGTTGAGCCTCTCCACCACGGCTAGGCCGAGGGCGAGCGGGTCGGAGTCGGTGGCGTCCATGTGGTTAATGGCAGGGGAAATCCGCACGGCGACCCGGTCGGGTCCGATGGCCGTGGCCACCGCCTCAATTATCTGCAGTAAAAATCTGCAGCGGTTTTCCAGGGACCCGCCGTACTGGTCGGTCCGGTCATTTATTCCGTCTTTTAAGAATTGATCTATTAGGTAGCCGTGGGCTGAGTGGAGTTCGATGCCATCGAAGCCTGCTTCGATGGCATTAGTTGCGGCGATGCGATATAAATCTACGTATTTGGATATTTCGTTGGTTGATAAAGCTTTTGGTTTTGAGAAGTGGCCGTAGGAACCGTCTGGCATGATCAGAGGCCAATGCTCTGAAATCTGCTTCTCTGTGGATGAAATTGGTGGAGCCCCATCAGGCTGATACGCTGCCACCACAAAATGATGCAAAATCCCATCAATATATTACCCAGAAAATAAAGATTTATTAAGAAATTTATAAGAAATGGTTCAAGCAATGGATTATTCATCGTGCCACATATGAAACGTTGAGTAATACCTTGATGAGATGCACGACCCACGTGCCAAAGTTGGCAAAAGAAAACCGCACCCTTAGCATGGACAGCATCGACCACCTTCTTCCAGCCCTCCACTTGCTCCTGGGTAAAAATCCCAGGCACATTTGGAAACCTAAACCACACCCAGAGAACCTTAATTAGTTTATTGTTGTATTAAGCGCTTATTACTAGTAAAaaactatagctagtagcaaaagaggtaattttatttttttaataattaagaaaGCATTTCAAAATGGAGAGGCttcccaacaatcccctagccacctCGATTTGACTCTTTGGATCTTTCTCTAACAAAAACtaacctataaaaaaaattgatatataggACTGGACAATTCCCCTCAGGGGGAGTTTTAATTGAACCATTTTTCAAATTcgtggctctgataccacttgtcaATAAAGATTACGCCCGAAAATAGTAGCTGATAAGGAAGgagcaattttatttccttataaaacaCCATCACATTTTAGAGAATCAAGGTGTTGGACTTAGGCATTTACCGGCCTTTACTCAACAATTTTCTAGCTACCAATTGATGGACCCATTACGCAAAAACTATAATTAATAACAAATgcaaaactttatttatttacactaaCATAGTAGCTAGTAGCGCACATTTGAAAGGAAAAGTGTTGGATCCACCCAACAATTCTCAAGCCAAGACTTGACCTTTCAGGCCTTTGCCCAACAAAAACCGACAGATCAAACCAGTccatgaaaataaaaaacataccCGGCTGAAGTAGGGTCGATCATAGTTCCCTCAGTGAGAAGAAATCCGCCTTGAGTGGCCCTTTGGGAATAGTACTCCACGTGTGCCTGTTGTGGGATACTGTCCAAAGCTCTACACCTTGTGCATGGTGCAAATACTACCCTGAAAAGAACAGATAGATGTCGAGTGTCAAACAGAAGAAGAAACAAATGACTaacattacattaaaaataaaaaatgcaagaaACGAATGCAAACCTGTGGGCGAGATTGAACCTTCCCAACTTGTAAGGTGAGAAGAGTTTGGGACCAGAACCTAGAACAATAGGCAACGCTTGAGTCATGGTACCGGTTGTTTCCGGCGATCGAATGTGAAGAGAATATTTAGCCGGTGGTTCGCGGCGGAGAGATTAAGGAAAGCGTGTTTGAGAATTGAGTCGATTGAGGAAACGCTGAATGTGTATTTATCGTTTTATAGAGGAGGAGAATATGGTCGGTAAGACGATATTGACACGACATTCTCATTTCACAACAAAAAGTAACGCTTTTATTATTGGCCTTTGATGATAAAAGGTCGGAATTGGGGTAATTCCTGCATGGTTGTCACATGTTATTTAATGCAGTACCGCTTTTGTGTTTGACTTTTCTTCGGAAAATTTGGGCGGAAAATGGAGAAAGGAAAGTTGAATATTGACTCGGACCGGTCACCAGGctcactttattttatttttagagatAATGATCAATTAGCTCCCTCTATTActcaaaaatattcaattagCACCCTGAAATCAAAAAACATTCAAGTAACTACTTCaaccttttaaaaaatttaattttttatttttggtaggtGTATATGGGTAACAaactaacaattttaaaatatttttaaaaagtaaattttaaaaaataattatttaaattcaaataattgaAAAGGAATTTGTTAGGTTCGTAGCGGTTGTGAATGCGATTGTCACTGTGTATTCGTTGTTCGAAGTCTGGAGCTTCGGTTTGGGAGATTTCCAGAGGCGCAACCGTATTCCCTGAAGTCATCTAGCTAGGTCTGGTTCGATTTCGGCCACGATCAGGTCCTCCTTCTTTGACTCTATTTCACACGCTGTTTTTCGTTTCCAGTTTGAAGCAATGTGAACAAAGTGCGCCGTAGTCTTCTGCTTGCTGTAGGTGTTTGCGTACATGTCACTGTCGGCGGCAGCAGTCAGGACGGCGTTCGCCCGGACGCTGCAGGTTACGTGgtatatttgtctaaaatattattatagcataatgtacaaaaaaacttaatggAGAAAACATACATAAATGAGAGGTATAatcttcattcacatttattatgtttttagatatgatGACCAACTTAAGTATAGAAATGCATCAATAATGAAACAatatgagaaagaaaaataagaaagtTGATGATGCAAATTTAAGAGCCAAggtgtatattatttttattttttattttttgaaaacagccCAGGTGTATATTGGTGATAGAATTTATGTTGATGAGTTGCAAGACTCTCATATATTGGAGTAAATATAAATCACCAAACTCAAAACTAAAATCATCGTATATATATCATCATTGAGCTATTACACTATGTAGCATTAATTACAATTCAAATCACATAGCATCCATAACAAAAGAGTTTAAACCAAATCCCTAAAAATGAATCTAGCTACTCATGTttggaattgaaatgaaaacATGCATTAATTGAAATGAAACACATTGCAAGAACAATTGAAATAAGAAAATGCAAAGAAAGTAAGAAAAACTTAACTTTGAGCAAGAACAATGAAAGATGAAATATGACAATTGTAATTGTATTAGTTACAAGCTGAAAtgatcttcaattcttcatcaaATGTGGATTGATTACAAAAGGAAATGTTTTGAgatgttttctcaaaaaaaaaaaaacaaacttatACTAGAGAGAGAATCTAAAAATGAAAAGTCGTCTAAAAATAATtgcaaacacacacacatatataaaaggATATATAAGGGTTGACTTTGGACCACGACGTACTGGGTAATGCGTGCCAAGCTCGGAACTAAACTGGCCTCGTTATTCTAGGGGGTTGCTTGGGGCTAAACAACCTAAACTAGCTTGGCGGCCATGGCTAATTCTTTTGGGAGTTATACTCCATAGGTTTTCAATTTATATTCCTTCATTTATTACTCCCTGATATgacaagtaataataaattattttcatcatgtagatcttgaaaaaaatatttatatcaaCATTTTGACTGAGAGAATAAATCGGATGTACAATTTGAGAGTGCaagtagtatttttctttttttattccgTATATCACTTGAGAATTTTAACCATAGAACCAATAgccttttgataaaaaaaatttattaatttgatataaaaattaCCCTTATaatcaagttatatatatatatatatatatatatatatatatatataatttattacatATTAATCTACAGTTGGGGGCTTGTTATGCATCAATATCGAAACATTGGATAGCAatagttattgtgtggaccgtggtccacatagctgtgtggagcACGTTTtgaaaacgacgtcattttgcgTATTTTTTTCAAGTGACACActgcaacatacatttttagaactcataatgtatattattctaaagcataatgaatattattctaactcataaagtatattattttaccccagaagtttcattattctaacacatattattctaacacataaagtatattattctaacacatagagtagattattctaactcataaaattcaactacttcattttggaccatggtctacacataTGCGTGGACCATAATTTGCCTTTGGATAGTAACTATTCAAAACAAACAGTGTCATATATCACTGCTAAAATCTAAAGTACAATAATTGGGAGAAAAGATGGAAGCTTTACAACAAATAAAAGCTATGGATGATTGAATTCCATTACCTTTGGTACCAAAATTAAAGTATAACTGGAAAGAGGAATGATCCCACATCACGAAACGTAGACCAGAAGTTTGGTCCCAATTAATGTGTAAAATTAGATTGTATTTACCACATCATATTGCAATGGCTATC of Ipomoea triloba cultivar NCNSP0323 chromosome 3, ASM357664v1 contains these proteins:
- the LOC116011936 gene encoding 12-oxophytodienoate reductase 3-like; the encoded protein is MTQALPIVLGSGPKLFSPYKLGRFNLAHRVVFAPCTRCRALDSIPQQAHVEYYSQRATQGGFLLTEGTMIDPTSAGFPNVPGIFTQEQVEGWKKVVDAVHAKGAVFFCQLWHVGRASHQAYQPDGAPPISSTEKQISEHWPLIMPDGSYGHFSKPKALSTNEISKYVDLYRIAATNAIEAGFDGIELHSAHGYLIDQFLKDGINDRTDQYGGSLENRCRFLLQIIEAVATAIGPDRVAVRISPAINHMDATDSDPLALGLAVVERLNKLQADLGSKLAYLHVTQPRFTARDDGDANKFGGEEKEALLMNSLRKGYEGSFMSSGGYTRQLGIEAIEKDEADLVSFGRLFIANPDLVLRFKLDAPLNKYDRSTFYTSDPVVGYTDYPFLDQVADSSVPAQA